The Halobaculum sp. MBLA0143 genome includes a region encoding these proteins:
- a CDS encoding CopG family ribbon-helix-helix protein gives MPIVSTAMSEALRDALDEFVAAHGYSGRSEMIREACRSLLSEYETFDEGDGRTVATVTATFAYDTPAIERRMMDLRHEFDAAVRSCTHDCLDETSGCVETFVLETTPERLSTFVGTVRGVDESVSVAYTTLPVGDDQTADTASDKDRETSERTAYGPERRG, from the coding sequence ATGCCCATCGTCAGCACCGCGATGTCGGAAGCGCTCCGGGACGCGCTCGACGAGTTCGTCGCCGCCCACGGCTACAGCGGTCGCAGCGAGATGATCCGGGAGGCGTGCCGGTCGTTGTTGTCGGAGTACGAGACGTTCGACGAGGGGGACGGACGGACGGTCGCCACCGTGACGGCGACGTTCGCGTACGACACACCCGCGATCGAGCGTCGGATGATGGACCTCAGACACGAGTTCGACGCCGCCGTCCGGTCGTGCACCCACGACTGTCTCGACGAGACCAGCGGCTGTGTGGAGACGTTCGTACTGGAGACGACCCCCGAGCGACTGTCGACGTTCGTCGGGACCGTCCGCGGCGTCGACGAGTCCGTCTCCGTCGCGTACACGACGCTCCCGGTCGGTGACGACCAGACGGCCGACACCGCGAGTGACAAGGATCGAGAGACGAGCGAGCGCACAGCTTACGGTCCAGAACGGCGGGGCTGA
- a CDS encoding C2H2-type zinc finger protein, producing MSYACSSCDAQFQSAAGVTQHVALHHDTCAECDESFEDTDALREHVHESH from the coding sequence ATGTCGTACGCCTGCTCCAGTTGCGATGCACAGTTCCAGAGTGCCGCCGGCGTGACTCAGCACGTCGCGCTCCACCACGACACGTGCGCGGAGTGTGACGAGTCGTTCGAGGACACGGACGCGCTGCGCGAGCACGTCCACGAGAGTCACTGA
- a CDS encoding metallophosphoesterase: protein MARYVVSDHHLGHANIIGYCDRPFDTVGAMDTALVRRHFEVVDPGDRVIHLGDVAMDMQDGTETVERLETLGVDLLVRGNHDVGLSDGQAPVPVVESCRLSHDGYDFRCAHRPSDIVDSWDGWVIHGHHHNNDLETYPFVDAAAQRVNVGVELLAFRPLALSTLTDVLDDCDATTRLETVADARARLE from the coding sequence GTGGCACGATACGTCGTCTCCGACCACCACCTGGGACACGCGAACATCATCGGCTACTGTGATCGGCCGTTCGACACGGTCGGCGCGATGGACACCGCCCTCGTGCGACGGCACTTCGAGGTCGTCGACCCGGGTGATCGGGTGATCCACCTCGGTGACGTTGCGATGGACATGCAGGACGGCACGGAGACGGTCGAGCGACTGGAGACGCTGGGTGTCGACCTGCTCGTCCGCGGGAACCACGACGTGGGGCTCTCGGACGGCCAGGCACCGGTGCCGGTCGTCGAGAGCTGTCGGCTCTCACACGACGGCTACGACTTCCGGTGTGCCCACCGACCGAGCGACATCGTCGACAGTTGGGACGGGTGGGTGATCCACGGCCACCACCACAACAACGACCTGGAGACGTACCCGTTCGTCGACGCCGCCGCCCAGCGCGTCAACGTCGGCGTGGAGCTCCTGGCGTTTCGACCGCTCGCGCTGTCGACACTGACGGACGTTCTCGACGACTGTGACGCGACGACGCGACTGGAGACGGTCGCCGATGCCCGGGCGCGACTGGAGTGA
- a CDS encoding helix-turn-helix domain-containing protein, protein MPDPTTFDPDDADTDARLERRAVVSQALAEHGLTDTLVVSRERAEDLFHDRRLAIVDHLAEAEPRSVRALADELDLDKAVVSRDLQRLARIDVVEYVEQGRAKAPRLKHEHVVVEPVV, encoded by the coding sequence GTGCCAGATCCGACCACTTTCGACCCGGACGACGCCGACACAGACGCCCGACTAGAACGTCGCGCCGTGGTCTCACAGGCGCTCGCCGAGCACGGCCTGACGGACACACTCGTCGTCTCGCGTGAGCGCGCCGAGGATCTGTTTCACGACCGCAGGCTCGCAATCGTCGACCACCTCGCCGAAGCCGAGCCGCGCTCCGTCCGTGCGCTCGCAGACGAACTGGATCTCGACAAGGCGGTCGTCAGCCGCGATCTCCAGCGACTCGCCCGTATCGACGTTGTGGAGTACGTCGAGCAGGGCCGGGCGAAAGCGCCGCGGCTCAAACACGAGCACGTCGTCGTCGAGCCGGTGGTCTGA
- a CDS encoding nitrous oxide reductase accessory protein NosL, whose amino-acid sequence MDRTRREFLYGSVVAGVAVTGCLGRETAPGPVAAAGDTQCAQCGMVAADQPGPAGQTVYGGDDEPTEFCSAVCTYRHRFRQAETDPRVTYLTDYSTVDYEVSGSPPVVSAHLDPAAFADANDLSLVVDAEVEGAMGPALVPFSATDDAEAFVNSHGGEVIDTGDVTRTLVSNL is encoded by the coding sequence ATGGACAGAACGCGCAGGGAGTTCCTGTACGGCAGCGTCGTCGCTGGGGTCGCGGTCACGGGCTGTCTCGGCCGCGAGACGGCACCAGGGCCGGTCGCGGCCGCGGGCGACACCCAGTGTGCCCAGTGTGGGATGGTCGCCGCGGACCAGCCCGGCCCGGCCGGCCAGACGGTGTACGGCGGCGACGACGAGCCGACGGAGTTCTGTTCGGCCGTCTGTACCTACCGCCACCGCTTCCGCCAGGCGGAGACCGACCCGCGAGTGACGTACCTCACTGACTACAGCACCGTCGACTACGAGGTGTCCGGGTCGCCACCGGTGGTGTCGGCCCACCTCGACCCCGCGGCGTTCGCGGACGCGAACGACCTCTCGCTCGTCGTCGACGCCGAGGTGGAAGGCGCGATGGGACCGGCGCTCGTCCCCTTCTCCGCGACCGACGACGCCGAGGCGTTCGTGAACAGTCACGGCGGCGAGGTGATCGACACCGGCGACGTGACACGGACGCTCGTGTCGAACCTCTAA
- a CDS encoding ABC transporter permease subunit, protein MTDEPRSGATARLRAGLAATRVVLGRELVASARSRTYGLLTLGVLAVVTGVTVVGSGVETGYVPAVVDLLRPTEVLVPAVAFAVGYRAVVDDRRRGTLAVLETYPVPGPAYVAGVYLGRLLALLVVVTVPLGLVGVAVAVTGGPASTVFASHGGVDSPALYGRFLAVTWLLAAASLAVAVAVSALAGSRRRAVVAGLLGLTVVVAGGELGLLAAVAGEAVGEGSLATALAASPTSAYRGLVFETVVAVAVERSPGGVAAGAAVVGLLAWTALGLVTATVAVARR, encoded by the coding sequence GTGACCGACGAGCCACGGTCGGGAGCGACGGCGCGTCTCCGAGCGGGACTGGCGGCGACGCGGGTCGTCCTCGGGCGGGAGCTCGTGGCGAGCGCGCGGAGTCGGACGTACGGGCTGCTCACGCTCGGGGTCCTGGCGGTCGTGACGGGTGTCACGGTCGTCGGCAGCGGCGTCGAGACGGGCTACGTCCCGGCGGTCGTCGACCTCCTCCGACCGACGGAGGTGTTGGTGCCGGCCGTCGCGTTCGCGGTCGGCTACCGTGCGGTCGTCGACGACAGACGCCGAGGGACGCTCGCGGTGTTGGAGACGTACCCCGTCCCCGGGCCGGCGTACGTCGCCGGCGTCTACCTCGGCCGACTGCTCGCGCTCTTGGTCGTCGTGACCGTCCCGTTGGGGCTCGTGGGCGTGGCCGTCGCGGTCACCGGCGGCCCCGCCTCGACCGTGTTCGCCAGCCACGGCGGCGTCGACTCGCCGGCGCTGTACGGCCGATTCCTGGCCGTCACCTGGCTGTTGGCCGCGGCGTCGCTGGCGGTCGCGGTCGCCGTCTCCGCGCTCGCGGGCTCGCGCCGCCGGGCGGTCGTCGCCGGGCTCCTCGGCCTCACTGTGGTCGTCGCCGGCGGCGAGCTCGGCCTCTTGGCGGCCGTCGCGGGCGAAGCCGTCGGCGAGGGGTCACTCGCAACCGCGCTCGCGGCGTCGCCGACGAGCGCCTACCGCGGACTCGTGTTCGAGACGGTGGTCGCGGTCGCCGTCGAGCGCTCACCCGGCGGGGTCGCCGCCGGCGCTGCCGTCGTGGGCCTACTTGCCTGGACCGCACTCGGGCTCGTGACCGCGACCGTCGCCGTCGCACGACGGTGA
- a CDS encoding ABC transporter ATP-binding protein, whose product MTDPRLHADGVTRTFGDVRAISDVDLAVPAGELTALVGPNGSGKTTLLRLLAGLLDPSAGSVGYDGPAATRRVGYLPQRPAFRPGFTARETLAFYAGLVGDDPDRLLDRVGLSAVADRRVEALSGGTTRLLGVAQALSGAPPAVVFDEPASGLDPTMATRVFETAAALAADGHAVVVSSHDLARVQRRADRVAVLDRGELVTTAPPDQLRDEWGGPLVETFADAVGGDGVLQAHADADREVAAQPDRSPCPEADTPAEVEE is encoded by the coding sequence ATGACAGATCCACGACTCCACGCCGACGGCGTCACTCGGACGTTCGGCGACGTGCGGGCGATCTCCGACGTCGACCTCGCCGTGCCGGCGGGAGAGCTGACGGCGCTCGTCGGCCCGAACGGCTCCGGCAAGACGACGTTGTTGCGGCTGCTCGCGGGCCTCCTCGACCCGAGCGCCGGATCGGTCGGCTACGACGGTCCGGCGGCGACCCGGCGGGTGGGCTACCTCCCGCAGCGGCCGGCGTTCCGCCCGGGGTTCACCGCACGAGAGACGCTGGCGTTCTACGCCGGGCTCGTCGGCGACGACCCGGACCGGCTCCTGGATCGCGTCGGGCTGTCGGCCGTCGCCGACCGGCGAGTCGAGGCGCTGTCGGGCGGGACGACACGACTGTTGGGGGTCGCGCAGGCGCTTTCGGGCGCGCCGCCGGCTGTCGTCTTCGACGAGCCCGCCAGCGGGCTCGACCCGACGATGGCGACACGGGTGTTCGAGACTGCGGCGGCGTTGGCGGCCGACGGCCACGCCGTCGTCGTCTCCTCTCACGACCTCGCGCGGGTCCAACGCCGGGCCGACCGGGTCGCCGTCTTAGACCGCGGCGAGCTCGTCACCACCGCCCCGCCCGACCAGCTTCGAGACGAGTGGGGTGGTCCGCTCGTGGAGACGTTCGCCGACGCCGTCGGTGGCGACGGTGTGCTCCAGGCGCACGCGGACGCGGACCGCGAGGTGGCGGCGCAGCCGGATCGGTCCCCCTGCCCCGAAGCCGACACCCCGGCGGAGGTGGAGGAGTGA
- a CDS encoding NosD domain-containing protein, giving the protein MDPTDSRLVVVAFGLVALAGVIAAASLVAPVGAATPSPVTDDTVVERGYTAAATRAAEERGTRLPRAQVFYSQYEYVLEYTGVSQALAGLDAPGRERRFGYPLAIYVSDYADTGVTCRDGGLQTETEPEWLPAGDATYVVDSDATLPTGGSLVVPFDDRASARAFADDCGGDAIDWTTLREREYTVARAAGVEAAVPERRGRADRRVAAVRDSLDRPVSVVVGRDAPTLSAAVDAAPPNTTVLLPPGRYRGGVNVTKPLTIRARGAGGDGPATPTAGSVVGDAPSAAVTVDGGGNGSVIRVTASNVTVAGLRLVGVGEATVPSRQAVGSANGSWDARVVTAYGSGDAGVWADDAPGLYVRNVTIETGAGGVLARESDAVVDAVRVQGDDGWQEGFMGVAALRSTVVVQQSVFRDGRDGIYLHRADGSVLRDNRFVRGRFGVHLMYTSDALVADNVARSQDLAGVVVMTSPSGNAIVGNDVRRSRAGVLTAGSQSYVARNVVVGTDDGLSTAATQSVYEHNVLVDNEAGLSASSVVPSSTVAANDFLGNERHAEVSASLLRVFGRDGRGNYWAGATGRELPDGTLSRPYAPTAALDRLLARTDAATTLRASPVVDAVRGLRGSAPGLRSAGAVDRSPLAEPANPELLAAARDGTAVGGPDWLPANRTASARATNATDTTGATNATDTTNTTTTHRETP; this is encoded by the coding sequence GTGGACCCGACAGACAGCCGGCTCGTCGTCGTCGCGTTCGGGCTCGTCGCGCTCGCGGGGGTGATCGCTGCGGCGTCGCTCGTCGCGCCCGTCGGGGCGGCGACGCCGTCGCCGGTCACGGACGACACCGTAGTCGAGCGGGGGTACACCGCGGCCGCGACACGGGCGGCCGAAGAACGGGGGACGCGACTCCCGCGTGCGCAGGTGTTCTACTCACAGTACGAGTACGTCTTGGAGTACACCGGCGTCTCGCAGGCGCTGGCGGGGCTGGACGCCCCCGGGCGGGAGCGTCGGTTCGGCTACCCCCTGGCGATCTACGTCTCGGACTACGCCGACACGGGGGTGACGTGCCGTGACGGCGGGCTCCAGACGGAGACGGAGCCAGAGTGGCTGCCGGCCGGCGACGCGACGTACGTCGTCGACAGCGACGCGACGCTGCCGACCGGCGGGTCCCTCGTCGTGCCGTTCGACGACCGGGCGAGCGCTCGGGCGTTCGCGGACGACTGCGGCGGGGACGCAATCGACTGGACGACACTTCGGGAACGAGAGTACACCGTCGCCCGCGCGGCCGGCGTCGAGGCGGCCGTCCCGGAGCGACGCGGGCGTGCCGACCGGCGGGTCGCGGCCGTCCGCGACAGCCTCGACCGCCCGGTGTCGGTCGTGGTCGGCCGTGACGCGCCGACGCTGTCGGCGGCCGTCGACGCCGCGCCGCCGAACACGACGGTCCTCCTGCCGCCTGGGCGCTACCGCGGCGGGGTGAACGTGACGAAGCCGCTGACGATTCGGGCGCGGGGAGCCGGCGGCGACGGACCGGCGACGCCGACAGCGGGGTCGGTCGTCGGGGACGCGCCGTCGGCTGCGGTGACGGTCGACGGCGGCGGCAACGGCTCCGTGATTCGGGTGACGGCGTCGAACGTCACCGTCGCGGGGCTGCGACTCGTCGGCGTCGGCGAGGCGACGGTGCCGTCGCGCCAGGCGGTCGGCAGCGCGAACGGGTCGTGGGACGCGCGGGTCGTCACCGCCTACGGGTCGGGCGACGCCGGCGTCTGGGCGGACGATGCGCCGGGGCTGTACGTCCGGAACGTCACGATCGAGACGGGTGCCGGCGGGGTGTTGGCCCGCGAGAGCGACGCGGTCGTCGACGCCGTCCGCGTCCAGGGTGACGACGGCTGGCAGGAGGGGTTCATGGGTGTCGCGGCGCTGCGGTCGACGGTGGTCGTCCAGCAGAGCGTGTTCCGTGACGGCCGCGACGGGATCTACCTCCACCGCGCGGACGGGAGCGTCCTACGGGACAACCGATTCGTCCGCGGCCGGTTCGGCGTCCACCTGATGTACACCTCCGACGCGCTCGTCGCCGACAACGTCGCCCGCAGCCAGGATCTCGCTGGGGTCGTCGTGATGACCTCGCCGTCCGGCAACGCGATCGTCGGCAACGACGTGCGCCGGTCGCGGGCGGGTGTCCTCACCGCCGGCTCGCAGTCGTACGTCGCTCGGAACGTCGTCGTCGGCACGGACGACGGGCTGTCGACGGCCGCGACACAGTCGGTGTACGAGCACAACGTCCTCGTCGACAACGAGGCGGGGCTGAGCGCGAGCAGCGTCGTCCCCTCCAGCACGGTCGCCGCCAACGACTTCCTCGGCAACGAGCGCCACGCGGAGGTGAGCGCGAGCCTGCTCCGGGTGTTCGGACGCGACGGCCGGGGGAACTACTGGGCGGGCGCGACCGGGCGAGAGCTGCCCGACGGGACGCTCTCGCGGCCGTACGCGCCCACCGCCGCTCTGGACCGACTGCTCGCCCGGACGGACGCGGCGACGACGCTGCGCGCGAGCCCGGTCGTCGACGCCGTCCGCGGGCTCCGCGGGAGTGCCCCGGGGCTCCGGAGCGCCGGTGCCGTCGACCGGTCGCCGTTGGCCGAGCCGGCCAACCCCGAACTGTTGGCGGCCGCACGCGACGGCACCGCCGTCGGCGGCCCGGACTGGCTGCCGGCGAATCGCACCGCGAGCGCGCGAGCGACGAACGCGACGGACACGACGGGAGCGACGAACGCGACGGACACGACGAACACCACCACGACACACCGCGAGACACCATGA
- a CDS encoding ArsR family transcriptional regulator, which yields MTDDEPESPPSLAAEWSETVASESTRDRVYAVALELYEPTRVSAVADEADVATETAREYLRWFVEVGVLERVDDTPATFRRNDDYFAWRRVQELRRESPAELRERAERLAERERAFAERFDADDPAAVDAVEHGGYADVDETLTALDRWRTVRRRIRELERARRERDDGQPASV from the coding sequence ATGACGGACGACGAGCCCGAGTCGCCGCCGAGTCTGGCCGCGGAGTGGTCCGAGACGGTCGCCAGTGAGTCGACACGCGACAGGGTGTACGCAGTCGCGCTGGAGCTGTACGAGCCAACGCGGGTGAGCGCGGTCGCCGACGAGGCAGACGTGGCGACGGAGACGGCCAGGGAGTACCTCCGGTGGTTCGTCGAGGTCGGCGTGTTGGAGCGGGTCGACGACACGCCGGCGACGTTCCGCCGGAACGACGACTACTTCGCCTGGCGTCGGGTTCAGGAACTCCGGCGGGAGTCGCCGGCGGAACTCCGCGAGCGGGCCGAGCGTCTGGCGGAGCGGGAACGGGCGTTCGCCGAGCGGTTCGACGCCGACGACCCCGCGGCCGTCGATGCGGTCGAACACGGAGGTTACGCCGACGTCGACGAGACGCTGACCGCGCTGGACCGCTGGCGAACTGTCCGTCGGCGCATCCGCGAACTCGAACGGGCGCGTCGGGAGCGCGACGACGGCCAGCCGGCGTCGGTCTGA
- a CDS encoding aminopeptidase, whose translation MDQRVRDHAEVIVDHSTDVQPNDDVVIRGNRGTEPLVTALHEKLGERNANPVVVSRPQRAQRAFSLAADPEALETPDHTAALMEAADVVIVIRGSANQHESSDVPPERQVALRKLRKPIQEAVLDTRWVGTQFPHPGTAQKAEMSTPAYEEFVYDAVTMDWEEQSAFQAQMVDLLDPAEEVRIVSGDETDVRMSVDGTVTANDDARKNLPGGEVFTAPVPDSVEGTVLFDEPVITRGREVTGAKLTFTDGEVTAFEAEHNEDALAATLAADDGASRLGELGIGMNREIDQFTYNMLFDEKMGDTVHLALGRAYEANVPEDSPVERNESSIHLDMIVDMSEDSRIEVDGEVVQRDGTFRFEDGFEQPEP comes from the coding sequence GTGGACCAACGTGTTCGTGACCACGCAGAGGTGATCGTCGACCACTCCACGGACGTCCAGCCGAACGACGACGTGGTGATCCGAGGGAATCGAGGGACGGAGCCACTGGTGACGGCGCTCCACGAGAAGCTGGGCGAGCGGAACGCCAACCCGGTCGTGGTGAGTCGTCCCCAACGCGCCCAGCGGGCGTTCTCGCTGGCCGCCGACCCGGAGGCGTTGGAGACGCCGGACCACACGGCGGCGCTGATGGAGGCGGCCGACGTGGTGATCGTAATCCGCGGCTCGGCGAACCAACACGAGTCGTCGGACGTGCCGCCCGAACGACAGGTCGCGTTGCGGAAGCTCCGGAAGCCGATTCAGGAGGCAGTGCTCGACACGCGGTGGGTCGGCACCCAGTTCCCCCACCCCGGCACCGCCCAGAAGGCGGAGATGTCGACCCCGGCCTACGAGGAGTTCGTCTACGACGCCGTGACGATGGACTGGGAAGAACAGAGCGCGTTCCAGGCGCAGATGGTCGACCTGCTGGACCCGGCCGAGGAGGTGCGGATCGTCTCCGGCGACGAGACGGACGTCCGGATGTCCGTCGACGGCACCGTCACAGCCAACGACGACGCCCGAAAGAACCTCCCCGGCGGCGAGGTGTTCACCGCGCCCGTCCCGGACTCCGTCGAGGGGACGGTCTTGTTCGACGAGCCGGTGATCACCCGCGGACGGGAGGTGACGGGCGCGAAGCTGACGTTCACAGACGGGGAGGTGACGGCGTTCGAGGCCGAACACAACGAGGACGCGCTCGCGGCGACGCTGGCGGCCGACGACGGCGCCAGTCGTCTGGGCGAGCTCGGGATCGGGATGAACCGCGAGATCGACCAGTTCACCTACAATATGCTGTTCGACGAGAAGATGGGCGACACCGTCCACCTAGCGCTCGGCCGCGCCTACGAGGCCAACGTCCCCGAAGACAGCCCGGTCGAACGCAACGAGTCGTCGATCCACCTCGACATGATCGTCGACATGAGCGAGGACTCCCGGATCGAAGTGGACGGCGAGGTCGTCCAGCGCGACGGTACCTTCCGGTTCGAGGACGGGTTCGAGCAGCCGGAGCCGTGA